GGGATTTCCGTAGGTACTCGCGCGAAGGTCCGCTTCGCATGTAGGTGTGGTGCCGCCACTTCCGCTCCTCTTCCCACGCTCGCGCGTACGTACCACGCTCATTCAGACCACAGCTGCCGACCACGCTGCCCTTCGCTGCGTCGGAGCGGTAGCCGGGATGACAGGTGTCGCCTTGGATTCGCTTCTTCCCTGACACGAAAGCTGGGTGTCAAGGCTGTCTCTCTGTCAACGACTGGTGGGCCGCGGCGTGACGTCGACGACTTCAGTTTCGAGTCAGCCCGTGGCGCAGGGCTGTCGCCGACACTTACCGCTCCGGAGAGCTCGACTCCCGCGAGCCTCAAGGGGGCTGCGGAGAAGGCCAGCGCCTCCGATAGGTCAGTACTCAATCCATTGTCTTCCCTGTTATCCCAAAAATTTCCAAAGTTGGCTATGATGGGAGCACTGCGAGCGGCGACGGGCGTACAGTGGCGCTCCCCGGAGCGATGGATCCCAGGCCCGTCAGGGTCAAGCCTTTCGTGCTGTTGGACGCGCATGCCATAGCTGATGCCTCGAGCATGTGCCTCGGCTCTCCTGGGGAGGAGTTGCCGAGGTCACCAGAGGCGCTGCGGTGATTTAACGCCGGCCGGGGGCCGTGCGTAGGGGGGTATTTCATGGCCGACGAGCAGGTGGTCTCTGTCGCGGCGCGGAAGATCGCAGACCTGGTCCGCGCCTTCCCGTCCGGAATCTCTGAGCGGGACCTTGTCGTGGAGGCGACTCGGCAGTTCAAGAGGCTGCCGGAGCAACGGTTGGCCAAGCTGGTCACCGAAGCGGTTGACGGAGGTTTGTTGATCGCTTCGGACGGTCGTCTCATGCCCGCTGTTCCGTCGGAGTCACGGTTATCTGAGGAGGCGTCGGCGAGTGACAGGAAGTTTTGTGACGGTGCGTCGCCGCCCAGTCCGTCTGCTCTGCGGGCCGTCGCGCTCGACATCGAGAGCGTGGTACGCACCACTCGGACCGCACCCTACGTGGAACGTCGCGTCTATGAAGTGGCAGCCGTCAGATTCGGCGCCGACCTGCAATGGGTGGCGGCAGCGCCTCGCTGGCAGCGGTACCTCAGATTCCCTGGGGACAGCGACGAGCTGCGCGACGGGGCTGTGCGGGACGCGGTGCTCGAACGGGGGATCCCCGCGCGGCAGGCATGGACGGAGCTGTGCGCCTTCCTCGCCGACGCCCACATCGTCGTCGCCTACAACGGCACAGGGCTGGACTTCCCCGTCGTCACTGAGGCGGCGAAGGAAGCCGGTAGCAGCGACCCGCTCGCCGCCGTACGCCCCGTCGATGCTCTGTATCTCGCCCATGCCCTGTGGCCCACAGCCCCTTCCCACCGGCTTCAGGACCTGACGCGGCAGCTCGGTTTACACAGGACGGACCTGCGTGCCCACACCGCGGACGGTGATACGGCCCTCCTCGTCCGCCTGCTGGAGCGGGCCGCCGCCGAGTTCGCCGACAGGACCCACGGGTTGCGCGAACTCGTCGCCGACGTCTGCCCCGACTCCGACGCGTGGCGGCTGCTGCGGGAACTCGCCGAGGGGGAGAGGGCCGCCGAACGGGTACCGCTCCTGTGGGAGCAGGCGCACGTTGCCCGTCTGCTGGGTGACGAGTTCAGTCAGCACCCACCGCGCCGGAAGTCTGACGGCAAGACACCGGGCCGTGGCGCCGTCGTTGTTCCGGACGAGCTCCGCGGCGCCGACGGCCGGGTCGATCCGACCTCTCTCGCCCGCGTCGTGCACGGCCCCCGGGTCGAACCGCGGCCCGCCCAGCAGAGGATGACCGCGACGCTGCACGACTGGACCGACCAAGGCGTCAGCGGACTGCTGGAAGCACCCACCGGCACTGGCAAGAGCTACGCGGTGCTCGCCGCCGCGCTCGACTGGCTCGCCGGTGGCGCTGACCGTACGGCGGTCATCGCCACCTACACCAAGCAGTTGCAGAGCCAGATGGCCAAGGACATCCAGGATCTGGAGCGCGCCTTGCCCGGCGTCCTCGGCATCGCCGACCTGGTCAAGGGCAAGTCCAACCGGCTCTCCCTCGCGGCTCTCACGAAGACCCTCGCCGAAGCCTCGCGCGGGCGCCGCTCCAGGAGCACGGCACGCGGCCGTGCACGCTGGTCGCAGGGACTCCGCTTCCGCGAGCTCGCCGTCTTCCTCGCCCTGCGCCTGCTCGCGGCGAAGGAGCCGCCGCAGTCCTGGGCGGCGAAGTCCGTCGACCCGGTCGACCTGCCCGCCTTCTTCACCGACTACATGGGCCCCGGCCTTTCCTTCTGGCTGGAGTCACTGTCTCAGCGCGACGGCGACTACGGTCCCGGTACGGGCAACCCTCTCACCGTGCACACCGACACGGTCCGCGAGGCCATCGGCAGCCATCGCCTCATCCTTGCCAACCACGTGCTCGTCCTCTCCCACCTGGACGACCTGCGTGCCGTCGGACCAGAGGTGCTCCTCGTGATCGACGAGTCGCACGAGCTGGAGAACGCCGCCACGTCCGCGCTGACCGTGGCCGTCGACTACCAGGACCTGGAAGCGGTGCTGTCGGAACATCAGGCCTGGATCGCGGAAGCGCACCCGGGCCCGGCACAGGACCGGGCCGCCTCCGCGATCGCCGACCTGGAACGGCTACTCGACGACGAACGGCTTCCCCGGATGGCGGCGCAGGCCTTCGACGCGCAGGCCAAAGGAGTGGGCGTACGGATCGGCAACCGGGCGACCACGCTCGCCAGCCCCTACACCGGCACCTCCGGCACCCGGGACACCCGGCGGCTGTCGCTGTTCCTGGACCGTATCGCCAAAGCGCTCGTGGCCTGCCGCATCACACTAGAACGGTACGTCGTCCAGCACGCCGCCCACATCGACCCGCTGGTCGAGGAACGACTGAACGCGCTGGCATCCCGCACCGACTCCCTCATCACGGCTCTCGACCGCGTCACCTCCGACATCAGAGCCTTCCTCGACCCCGCTGTCACGCTGGACGAAGCTCTCCCCTCGCGGGTCATCCACTTGGAGGAACTGGCCGAACCCAAGGCAGAGCTGCGCTCTTACCGCTTCCGTATCGCCACCAGCCCCGTCGACCTGCCCGCGGATCCGGAGTGGCGGCGCTACTTGGAGTCGTTCGACCGCGTCCACTACGTCTCCGCAACCCTCCGTGTGGCGGGGGAGTGGGACTTCGTACGCAGCCGGCTGGGGCTGCCGGAGGGCCTGCCGGCTCTGGCCTTGCCCTCCCCGTTCAACCTGCGGAACCAGGCCGAAGTGGTGTGCTTTTCCGACTTCCCGTCCTGGGCCGAACAGGAGGAGGGCGCCCTGCGCACCGTCGCTCACCAAGTGGCCGGATTCGCCACGGAGATGACACGTGCCCGCTCCGATGGAAACGGGTTCGACGGTGGTGGCATGATCCTCACCACCGCCCGTTCGACCGCAGCGGGCATCGGGTTCCACCTCGTGGAGGAACTGCGCTCCCGCGGCCTGGACAGCCCGGTCGTCGAGGCGCTCACCCTGGGAAACGGCCGCGCCTACCAGGCATTCACCGACCGGCGGGACGGCGGGGGCTTCCTCGTCGGCACAAAAGGCCTCTGGCAGGGCGTCGATGTCTCCGACGCCGAGCGGTTGCGTCTCGTCTGGATCAACAAACTGCCCTTCGCGCCCTTCGCCGCCCCGATCGTGGAAGCCCGGCGCGCTGCCGTCGCCGAACGTGCCGAGCACGCCGGCCACCCCGACCCGGACGGTGCCGCCACCGAGCACTACTACCTGCCGCTCGCCGCTCTCCAGCTCCGCCAGGCGGTCGGCCGGCTCATCCGGTCCGACCGGCACCGCGGCGTCGTCGTCATCAGTGACCGCAAACTCGCGGGACAGAGCAGCCTGCGCCGCTCCTACCGGCGTGCCTTCCTCGGCAGTCTCGGCGACGGACTGGAACGCCCCGACCCGGACACCGGTGACATCGGCGGTGGCAACGTCACCACCATGGCCGAAGGATGGCGCAGCATCTGGGAGTTCATGGCCGACCAAGGAGTCCTGGACCCGGCCCGCGCCGTCGAACTGTGCACCGACGAAGCCCTCGAACGGCACACCCTCCTGCCGCACACCCGGCGCATCCGCGAACTGGCGCTGACTCCCGAGGAGACACGGAAGCTGCGGGAAAAGGGCCTCCTCGCCGAGGAGGTCAGGGAACGCTCCGCACACATCGGCGGCCTGCTGGGGCTCTCCGACGAATCCGTGGCCCTTAAACCGGCCCAGCAGACCGTCATCACCGCCGCTGCCGAGGGCCGCAACGTACTCGGACTGCTGCCCACCGGCTTCGGCAAGAGCTTCACCTTCCAGCTGCCCGCGTTGGTCCTACCCGGCGTCACCGTCGTCGTCAGCCCGCTCGTCGCCCTCATGCACGACCAAGCATTAGAACTCAACCGGTCCATCGGCGGAGCGGTCCGCGCGCTGATCTCCCCGCTGCGGGAGTCCAGCAGCAGGGCCGGCAAGACGGAAGTGACGGACCAGCTCCTCGGCCGGGCCGACCACGGCATCCGCCTGGTCTACGTCAGCCCGGAACGCCTCTGCCAGCGGCGCTTCCGCGAGACCGTAAGAGCAGCCGCAGCGGCGGGCCGGGTGACCCGGATCGCCGTCGACGAGGCCCACACACTGGCGCAGTGGGAGGACTTCCGGCCGAGCATGCGCCGGGTCAGCCGGTTCCTGGACGAACTGCGCCGCGCACACGGTGTGGCCGTCACCGCGGTGACAGCCACCGCCAACCGCGCCGTCCACGAGGCCCTGCGCGAGGGGCTGTTTGCCTTGCCCGCCGAGGTGCCCGAGCCCGGTTCGGCCGAGGCTGACGCCGAAGCGGAACGCCCCAGCGTCGTCGGCGGGCTCGTGACCGTGCGGGAGAACCCGATCCGGCCCGAACTCGCCGTCTTTCGCCGCTCGCTCGACCGACTGGGGCAGGGCGGCGTGGCAGGGCTGGTGGAGCGCGTGGTCGACGCGCTCGTCGGCCACGCCATCCTGTACTGCCTCACCGTCAAAGAGGTCAACACCCTCTACACACACCTGCGTGAGTACGTCGGTGACGCAGGCATCCGCGTGCTGCGGTTCCACGGCCGCCTGACGGAGGCGGAGAAGGCGGCCGTCATGACGGAGTTCCGGGAGGCGCCGCGCGAGGGCGACGACAACTTCGCGCCGGTCGTCATCGTCGCCACTTCCGCGTTCGGGCTCGGCGTAAACCGGCCCGATGTGCGCACCGTGATGTGTGTGTCGCCGCCCACCGACCTGGCAGCGCTGTACCAGCAGATCGGGCGGGCCGGACGCGACAGCGCGGGCCGGGGGACGAGTGATGAAGGGCCCGTCAACAGCGGCCTTGCCCTTGCCACGAGCCGGGGACTGCGCATGGTCCGCTTCATGACCGGCCAGGAACTGGCCCCTTCCCTGCTGCGGCGCATGGGCGCCCTGGTGCTCGCACAGAACCACGGAACACTCGACCCGGTGCGACTGGCCGACGTCCTCATGGCCGAGGACGCGGCGACCGGCGTGCTGAATGAGTCAGAGCTGGAGGACCGGCACACGCAGGAGCGCTACCAGGGCGGCATCATGCGGGTTTTCAGCGCGCTCGCCGACCTCGGAGCCGTAGAGGACCTCGGTGACCACCCGCCGTACTGCGCGGTCAAGCCCGGCGACCTGCGGTCGACGCGGTACGGCACAGAGCAGACCGGAACCCCTGCCGAGGAGTCCACAGCAGAGGAAGCCGAACTCGCACGGACCGAGCAGACCGTCATCGAAACCGTTCTCTCCTGGGACAGCCCCAGGAACGTCGACGTCCGGCTCCTCGACCAGGAACTCGCCGACCACTGCCCCGGCTACCGCGCGGTCACCGACGGTCCCGCGGCCACCTGGGAACTCCTCGCCGACCTGCACGACCGCGGGCTCCTGGACGTCTCGGCGGCCCCCAGCCGCCGCCTGGTCACCGGACTTGCCGTGCGCGCCCGCACCCTGCCCGATGGCTTCTTTCCGCTGCTCGGCCGACGGGGCCGTCGAGCCTCGGAGGAACTGGCCAGATTGAAGAACTTCTTCGACTCGACCACGGTCTGCGCCCAGCGGGTCTTCGCCGACTACTTCGGCATCACCGAACCACCCGAGAGCTGCTGCACCACAGTCAGCTGCCGCTGCTCCGCCTGCTGGGACACCGGCCGCTGGCCTGTGGAGGAACGGCGCCCCGCCGTCGCCGAGGCGTTCCACAGCCCACGTCCGCGCGACGGCGGCCGCATGGACACCTCGCTGAGGGACCAGCGTGTTGACCTCCAGCTCCATCGGCTGCTGCAGCTCCAGCCGCAGGGGGTGCATCCGCGCCGGCTCTGGCACGCGCTGCGCGGCGACGAATCCTCCTACAACCCGAGGAGCCAAAAGATGATCCCCCTGCCGCGGGCGATACGGGACAGCCGCCACTTCGGAGGCCGCGCCGACCTTCCCTATCACGCGGTCGGCGAAAGCTTGAAGAGGCTGGCCGCCGGCGCAGTCGCCGTCGAGGGCCACGACGGCCTCTGGCGCGCGGCCCGCCCGGCACTCCACGCGGGGAACGGATCAGCGCGGAAGGAGAACGGGGCGTGACCACGATGACCACAGCCGGAACGGACGTCTGGCGGCCGTACGACCACGAGCCCGTGCTCACTCCCGCCATGACCGGGGGGCACCGGAGCACACCCCCCGAGGAGATGGACCGGCTCCGCTGCTACCTGGAGGCGGTCGTCGCCGACCGCCGGTGCCCGGTACACACAGCGGTCGCCTTCAACGCAGCCTACTTCGGCTACGAACTCGGCGGCGAGGGCTACGGCAACGGCCCCTTCGACCTCGATGCCTTCCCCTCCCTCACCCTCGGGGACGAGGTATCGGCCCTTCCCGTCGGAGCACTGGTGCGGATCGAGACGGGCTCCGACCCGCTGTACGCCGAGATCGTCTACAAGGAAGGCCGGCACCCCGGCGTCGAGGAAGGCGTCTCGGTACCGGCCTGGGCGTCCGGGGCCCCAGCCGGTGCGCAGGGACCCGGCGTACAGCAGGAAGCGACGAATGCCGTGCGCCGGGAACTCCTCGTCCCCGACCTCACCGCCTTCGGCCCCGCGCTCCAGCTCAGTGAGGCCAAGCTCAAGCGGTTCCGCGCGCGACAGAAGTGGCTCAACAAGGACGGACATGTCGTCG
This is a stretch of genomic DNA from Streptomyces hawaiiensis. It encodes these proteins:
- a CDS encoding DEAD/DEAH box helicase produces the protein MAAVRFGADLQWVAAAPRWQRYLRFPGDSDELRDGAVRDAVLERGIPARQAWTELCAFLADAHIVVAYNGTGLDFPVVTEAAKEAGSSDPLAAVRPVDALYLAHALWPTAPSHRLQDLTRQLGLHRTDLRAHTADGDTALLVRLLERAAAEFADRTHGLRELVADVCPDSDAWRLLRELAEGERAAERVPLLWEQAHVARLLGDEFSQHPPRRKSDGKTPGRGAVVVPDELRGADGRVDPTSLARVVHGPRVEPRPAQQRMTATLHDWTDQGVSGLLEAPTGTGKSYAVLAAALDWLAGGADRTAVIATYTKQLQSQMAKDIQDLERALPGVLGIADLVKGKSNRLSLAALTKTLAEASRGRRSRSTARGRARWSQGLRFRELAVFLALRLLAAKEPPQSWAAKSVDPVDLPAFFTDYMGPGLSFWLESLSQRDGDYGPGTGNPLTVHTDTVREAIGSHRLILANHVLVLSHLDDLRAVGPEVLLVIDESHELENAATSALTVAVDYQDLEAVLSEHQAWIAEAHPGPAQDRAASAIADLERLLDDERLPRMAAQAFDAQAKGVGVRIGNRATTLASPYTGTSGTRDTRRLSLFLDRIAKALVACRITLERYVVQHAAHIDPLVEERLNALASRTDSLITALDRVTSDIRAFLDPAVTLDEALPSRVIHLEELAEPKAELRSYRFRIATSPVDLPADPEWRRYLESFDRVHYVSATLRVAGEWDFVRSRLGLPEGLPALALPSPFNLRNQAEVVCFSDFPSWAEQEEGALRTVAHQVAGFATEMTRARSDGNGFDGGGMILTTARSTAAGIGFHLVEELRSRGLDSPVVEALTLGNGRAYQAFTDRRDGGGFLVGTKGLWQGVDVSDAERLRLVWINKLPFAPFAAPIVEARRAAVAERAEHAGHPDPDGAATEHYYLPLAALQLRQAVGRLIRSDRHRGVVVISDRKLAGQSSLRRSYRRAFLGSLGDGLERPDPDTGDIGGGNVTTMAEGWRSIWEFMADQGVLDPARAVELCTDEALERHTLLPHTRRIRELALTPEETRKLREKGLLAEEVRERSAHIGGLLGLSDESVALKPAQQTVITAAAEGRNVLGLLPTGFGKSFTFQLPALVLPGVTVVVSPLVALMHDQALELNRSIGGAVRALISPLRESSSRAGKTEVTDQLLGRADHGIRLVYVSPERLCQRRFRETVRAAAAAGRVTRIAVDEAHTLAQWEDFRPSMRRVSRFLDELRRAHGVAVTAVTATANRAVHEALREGLFALPAEVPEPGSAEADAEAERPSVVGGLVTVRENPIRPELAVFRRSLDRLGQGGVAGLVERVVDALVGHAILYCLTVKEVNTLYTHLREYVGDAGIRVLRFHGRLTEAEKAAVMTEFREAPREGDDNFAPVVIVATSAFGLGVNRPDVRTVMCVSPPTDLAALYQQIGRAGRDSAGRGTSDEGPVNSGLALATSRGLRMVRFMTGQELAPSLLRRMGALVLAQNHGTLDPVRLADVLMAEDAATGVLNESELEDRHTQERYQGGIMRVFSALADLGAVEDLGDHPPYCAVKPGDLRSTRYGTEQTGTPAEESTAEEAELARTEQTVIETVLSWDSPRNVDVRLLDQELADHCPGYRAVTDGPAATWELLADLHDRGLLDVSAAPSRRLVTGLAVRARTLPDGFFPLLGRRGRRASEELARLKNFFDSTTVCAQRVFADYFGITEPPESCCTTVSCRCSACWDTGRWPVEERRPAVAEAFHSPRPRDGGRMDTSLRDQRVDLQLHRLLQLQPQGVHPRRLWHALRGDESSYNPRSQKMIPLPRAIRDSRHFGGRADLPYHAVGESLKRLAAGAVAVEGHDGLWRAARPALHAGNGSARKENGA